The proteins below come from a single Parcubacteria group bacterium genomic window:
- the recQ gene encoding DNA helicase RecQ: MHQTLKKYFGYDEFRPLQAEIISHVLEKNNAFVLMPTGGGKSLCYQLPALKFPGITLVISPLIALMKDQVDALRANGIVAEFINSTLELSEISKIENKARTGELKILYVAPERLALDYFQAFLKTLKISLIAIDEAHCISEWGHDFRPDYRNLAKLRKLFPVVPVMALTATATDRVREDIVRQLEMQEARVFISSFNRPNLSYVVRPKKNAFLNLVNLLKKYQDRSVIIYCFSRKDTESIAANLKLEGFKAAAYHAGLENEKRRMTQEKFVRDEVQIIVATIAFGMGIDKPDVRLIVHYTLPKSIEGYYQETGRAGRDGLPSECVLFYSFGDTMKHNFFLREIQDEAERASGQKKLAQVVEYAELRTCRREYLLQYFSEKQVVENCGGCDVCLTPKEEVDATIITQKILSTIVRTGERFGGRHIISVLRGARLKKILELGHDKLSVFGIAKDASEEELRYFISLLLVKGFIAKHDGEYPTLYLTNLGKKFLNNRETIILPSPQFEKEPEAQRKKGALEYDTGLFEELRILRKNLADQKGVPPFVIFSDVALQEMAYYFPQTKESFLQISGVGAMKLAQYGEKFMPIIREYVKVHNLISRDEALPRLGIKQRKDEAVPRLYGGAGSTYFETKKLLDAGLAIEKIASARKLSQGTIIDHIEKLKAGGEELTLKHLRLPEERFQKIKSAFEKSGGMMLSPVREILGDDFNYDELRVARLFL, encoded by the coding sequence ATGCACCAAACCCTCAAAAAATATTTTGGCTATGACGAATTTAGACCGCTGCAGGCGGAGATCATTTCGCATGTTTTGGAAAAAAATAATGCGTTTGTTTTGATGCCGACTGGAGGCGGGAAGTCGCTGTGCTATCAGCTGCCGGCGCTCAAATTTCCTGGCATCACGCTGGTCATCTCTCCGCTCATTGCGCTCATGAAAGACCAGGTAGACGCCCTGCGAGCGAATGGAATTGTGGCGGAGTTCATTAACAGCACGCTGGAACTTTCGGAAATTTCTAAGATTGAAAACAAGGCGCGCACGGGTGAGCTGAAAATTCTCTATGTGGCGCCGGAGCGATTGGCTTTGGATTATTTTCAAGCTTTTCTCAAAACTTTAAAAATAAGTTTGATTGCGATTGATGAAGCGCATTGTATCTCCGAATGGGGACATGATTTTCGTCCCGATTATCGCAATCTCGCAAAACTGCGAAAGCTTTTTCCAGTTGTACCGGTGATGGCGCTCACGGCGACGGCGACAGACAGGGTGCGCGAGGATATCGTGCGGCAACTGGAAATGCAAGAAGCGCGCGTTTTTATTTCCAGTTTCAATCGTCCCAACTTGAGTTATGTCGTGCGACCGAAAAAGAATGCTTTTTTAAATTTGGTAAATTTGCTTAAAAAATATCAGGATCGATCGGTGATTATCTATTGTTTTTCGCGAAAAGATACGGAAAGTATTGCGGCGAATTTAAAGCTTGAAGGATTTAAGGCGGCGGCCTATCATGCGGGTTTGGAAAATGAAAAAAGAAGAATGACGCAAGAAAAATTTGTGCGCGATGAAGTGCAAATTATTGTGGCAACGATTGCGTTTGGAATGGGCATCGACAAACCGGATGTGCGTCTCATTGTCCACTACACTTTGCCTAAATCGATCGAAGGTTACTATCAAGAAACCGGACGTGCCGGGCGGGATGGTTTGCCTAGTGAGTGCGTGCTGTTCTATTCTTTTGGCGATACAATGAAGCATAATTTTTTTCTGCGTGAGATCCAAGATGAAGCTGAGCGAGCGAGCGGTCAGAAAAAGTTGGCGCAAGTGGTGGAATATGCAGAACTGCGGACGTGCCGGCGAGAATATTTGTTGCAATATTTCAGTGAAAAACAAGTGGTGGAAAATTGCGGAGGATGTGATGTGTGCCTCACTCCGAAAGAGGAAGTGGACGCGACAATTATCACGCAAAAAATTCTTTCTACGATTGTGCGCACCGGTGAACGCTTTGGCGGTCGGCACATCATCAGTGTTCTGCGCGGAGCGCGGTTGAAAAAAATTCTGGAGCTGGGACATGATAAGCTTTCCGTTTTTGGAATTGCCAAAGACGCGAGCGAAGAAGAGTTGCGCTATTTTATTTCACTGCTACTTGTGAAAGGATTCATTGCGAAACATGATGGAGAATATCCGACGCTCTATCTCACCAATCTTGGCAAGAAGTTTTTGAATAATCGTGAGACCATTATTTTGCCCTCACCGCAGTTTGAAAAAGAACCGGAGGCACAAAGGAAGAAAGGCGCGCTGGAATATGACACGGGACTGTTTGAAGAGCTTAGAATTTTACGAAAGAATCTGGCTGACCAAAAAGGCGTTCCTCCGTTTGTCATTTTCAGCGATGTAGCGCTCCAAGAAATGGCCTACTATTTCCCACAAACAAAAGAAAGCTTTTTGCAAATCAGTGGCGTTGGGGCGATGAAGCTTGCGCAATACGGGGAGAAATTTATGCCGATTATTCGGGAATATGTGAAGGTGCATAATTTGATTAGTAGAGACGAGGCATTGCCTCGTCTAGGAATTAAACAACGAAAAGACGAGGCGGTGCCTCGTCTCTATGGGGGTGCAGGATCGACATACTTCGAAACCAAAAAATTATTGGACGCAGGATTGGCGATTGAAAAAATCGCCAGCGCGCGCAAATTATCGCAGGGGACGATTATTGATCACATTGAAAAACTGAAAGCCGGAGGCGAAGAATTAACTTTGAAGCATCTGCGTTTGCCTGAGGAAAGATTTCAAAAAATAAAATCCGCCTTCGAAAAATCCGGTGGAATGATGCTTTCGCCGGTGCGGGAAATTTTGGGGGATGATTTCAATTATGATGAACTAAGAGTGGCGCGGTTGTTTTTGTGA
- a CDS encoding response regulator has product MKRVLVVEDHWMTVDNLVAICREAGCEVKVAMSLAEVEAMAKEKFDIFVWDYNLPDGTTLEAIKVARKRDSEATMIASSSDPESRLLQVIAGCNIEVDPYSIYGVLEKEVEK; this is encoded by the coding sequence ATGAAAAGAGTCTTGGTAGTCGAAGATCACTGGATGACAGTCGATAACCTTGTGGCAATTTGTAGGGAAGCTGGCTGCGAGGTAAAAGTGGCTATGTCCTTGGCGGAAGTCGAAGCTATGGCCAAAGAAAAATTTGACATTTTCGTCTGGGATTATAATCTCCCGGACGGAACGACTCTTGAGGCAATCAAGGTTGCAAGGAAAAGAGACTCTGAAGCGACAATGATAGCATCAAGTAGCGACCCTGAAAGTCGGTTGCTACAGGTAATAGCAGGTTGCAATATTGAAGTAGATCCGTATTCCATCTATGGGGTGCTGGAAAAGGAGGTGGAAAAATAG
- a CDS encoding HTH domain-containing protein, which produces MDKTTSEKIIEYIAKNSQASGKELADYLEITDRGVRKQLKTLLERNEICKIGKSPKVFYRIAAEKTVVFKLAMDGVVVGEKVKKFINDHYLNITPIGERKEGWAGFVAWCQKTNQDVARMAQDYYNLMEKYNKFKTEKGLIDGRKKIKNTFPEMHLDELFYVDFYSIERFGKTKLGQLLLHAKQSQNKKLIREISSEVKEKVEYLVKKFRIDGVGYIPPTVKREVQFMKELQRNLKLPLRMLAISKIKTEIAVAQKTLTKLPDRIENAKKTFIVEGVTNYNNILLIDDAVGSGATLNEVAGKIREKKICKGKIIGLAITGSFKGFDVISEV; this is translated from the coding sequence ATGGACAAAACTACTTCTGAGAAAATAATTGAATATATCGCCAAAAACAGCCAGGCTAGTGGTAAAGAGCTGGCTGATTATTTGGAAATTACTGATCGTGGCGTGCGAAAGCAACTAAAAACGCTACTCGAAAGAAATGAAATTTGCAAAATAGGTAAGTCGCCAAAAGTTTTTTATCGCATTGCTGCAGAAAAAACCGTAGTTTTTAAACTTGCTATGGACGGAGTTGTTGTTGGTGAAAAAGTTAAAAAATTTATTAACGATCACTATCTTAATATCACTCCTATCGGAGAGAGAAAAGAGGGTTGGGCTGGTTTTGTGGCTTGGTGCCAAAAAACCAATCAAGATGTGGCAAGAATGGCGCAGGATTATTATAATTTGATGGAAAAATATAATAAATTCAAAACAGAAAAGGGATTAATCGATGGCAGGAAGAAAATAAAAAATACTTTTCCTGAAATGCATCTTGACGAGCTATTCTATGTTGATTTCTATAGCATTGAACGATTTGGAAAAACAAAACTGGGGCAGTTGCTTTTGCATGCCAAACAGAGTCAGAACAAAAAGTTGATCAGAGAAATTTCTAGTGAAGTGAAGGAAAAAGTGGAATATTTAGTTAAAAAATTTCGGATTGATGGTGTCGGCTATATTCCTCCGACTGTGAAACGTGAAGTGCAATTTATGAAGGAGCTGCAGCGAAATTTGAAGCTTCCGCTAAGGATGTTGGCTATTTCCAAGATAAAAACAGAAATAGCCGTTGCCCAAAAAACACTCACAAAGTTGCCTGATCGTATAGAGAATGCAAAAAAGACGTTTATTGTGGAAGGCGTTACCAACTATAATAATATTTTGCTTATTGATGATGCGGTCGGTTCCGGAGCAACACTGAATGAAGTGGCAGGCAAAATTAGAGAAAAGAAAATTTGCAAGGGCAAAATAATCGGGCTAGCAATCACGGGAAGCTTTAAGGGATTTGATGTTATTAGTGAAGTTTAG
- a CDS encoding efflux RND transporter periplasmic adaptor subunit: MKKILIPLILVLALIAFWGYQKSNSQSSAPATPEATATPVGVQTIAQSATLKKTLLFPATVMGQDEAKITAKSGGTVTNINFDLGKNVAQGQTLVKIDDTGNNSEAGKNNFQSAQIQALEQAVRIAKESLQLAENNYKKVDSFANRSARDIAKRQYEDAQIALSGALDAHLITAPISGVVTSKQVSLGDSVSAGDVLTTISKTGKLKVQFFVDQEQFFHFSLGLTVSLTDNDGKTFSAKITNISSQADPATKKFLIEAAPLEKNTLLSGTIINVSLNITEQPQKTDAILLPLSSITVGQNESYLFIASNGKAKKINLTIDHITGEIAEVKLDLPKDTQIIVSGNKSLKDGDAVEVKL; encoded by the coding sequence ATGAAAAAAATCCTCATTCCTCTCATTTTAGTTCTCGCCCTCATTGCTTTTTGGGGCTATCAAAAATCCAACTCACAAAGCTCTGCTCCCGCGACGCCCGAAGCGACTGCAACACCGGTCGGCGTGCAAACGATTGCCCAGAGCGCCACGCTCAAAAAAACCCTACTCTTCCCCGCGACGGTGATGGGACAAGATGAAGCGAAGATTACCGCCAAATCTGGCGGAACGGTCACAAATATTAACTTTGATTTGGGGAAAAATGTCGCCCAAGGTCAAACGCTCGTGAAAATTGATGACACCGGCAACAATTCTGAGGCAGGAAAAAATAATTTCCAAAGCGCACAAATTCAAGCGTTGGAACAAGCCGTGCGAATTGCCAAAGAATCTTTACAACTGGCTGAAAATAATTACAAAAAAGTTGATAGCTTTGCCAACCGCAGTGCGCGTGACATTGCCAAGAGGCAATATGAAGATGCTCAGATCGCTCTTTCCGGAGCACTAGACGCCCACCTCATTACCGCACCAATTTCCGGCGTCGTTACCTCAAAACAAGTTTCCCTGGGAGACAGTGTTTCCGCGGGAGACGTGCTCACCACGATTAGCAAAACTGGAAAACTAAAAGTGCAGTTTTTTGTTGACCAAGAGCAATTTTTCCATTTTTCCCTTGGTCTTACTGTGAGTCTAACTGATAATGACGGAAAAACTTTTAGCGCAAAAATTACCAACATTTCCTCTCAAGCAGACCCTGCGACAAAAAAGTTTCTAATCGAAGCAGCGCCGTTGGAAAAAAATACTTTGCTTAGCGGAACGATTATTAATGTTTCTCTGAACATCACAGAGCAACCTCAAAAAACAGACGCAATCCTGCTTCCCCTCTCTTCGATTACTGTCGGACAAAATGAAAGCTATCTTTTTATCGCCTCCAATGGCAAAGCCAAAAAAATCAATCTAACCATTGATCACATCACTGGTGAGATTGCTGAGGTTAAGTTAGATTTGCCAAAAGATACACAGATTATTGTTTCAGGAAATAAGTCGCTCAAAGATGGGGATGCGGTGGAGGTGAAACTTTAA
- a CDS encoding helix-turn-helix domain-containing protein, whose translation MHLDELKKTGLSENEAKVYLAALELGETSVYRLAKKSLVKRTTTYLAVESLKEKGLMNSYVRNGVAICFAQNPKKLAEMLEEKQKALDKVMPELLAFTNLIDKKPKIQFFEGREAYREVFKDVLKHPGSEMLGTLNEKFLDFDHYFMSHFIPKRKEKKIWARILFPSSPELRTVSQDENEYFFQSRIVPSDKFKIEIEMVIYGGNKIGMVSYDEEIAIIIESQKIYDTQKGFFEVIWEASLAKIPT comes from the coding sequence ATGCATTTAGACGAACTCAAAAAAACCGGCCTTTCTGAAAATGAGGCCAAAGTCTACCTGGCGGCTCTCGAATTGGGCGAAACGAGCGTCTACCGCTTGGCCAAAAAGTCCCTAGTTAAGCGCACAACCACCTATCTGGCCGTCGAGTCCTTGAAAGAAAAAGGCCTCATGAACAGCTACGTGCGAAACGGCGTGGCCATTTGTTTCGCTCAAAACCCCAAAAAACTCGCAGAAATGCTGGAGGAAAAACAAAAAGCCCTCGACAAAGTCATGCCGGAGCTTTTGGCTTTCACCAATTTGATCGATAAGAAGCCTAAAATTCAATTTTTTGAAGGCCGCGAAGCCTATCGTGAAGTTTTCAAAGATGTTCTCAAACACCCTGGAAGCGAGATGCTGGGCACGCTCAACGAGAAATTCCTCGACTTTGACCACTATTTCATGAGCCATTTCATTCCCAAGCGTAAAGAAAAGAAGATTTGGGCTCGGATTCTTTTTCCCAGTAGTCCGGAACTGCGCACTGTCTCCCAAGATGAAAATGAATATTTCTTCCAAAGCCGAATTGTCCCATCAGATAAATTCAAGATCGAAATCGAGATGGTCATTTATGGGGGAAATAAGATCGGGATGGTTTCCTACGACGAAGAGATCGCCATCATCATCGAAAGCCAAAAGATTTACGATACTCAAAAAGGTTTTTTTGAGGTGATTTGGGAAGCATCTTTAGCAAAAATCCCGACATAG
- a CDS encoding efflux RND transporter permease subunit — protein sequence MSDQTPKHKSSDQRYLDQLEFKPSLRKTWLNFFVVNFRVVVLLIVLLTGWGIFSYNKLPRESNPEVKVPFAMISTTYPGASPTDVEELVTKKIETGISGVKGIKKITSSSSNSFSAISVEFDTSENQDDAIRRLRDKLTSIKDLPTDANDPELNEISFDDTPILSLSLTGPYDGFTLRRYGDDIKDELEKLPGVREVQVSGGDEREFSIAYDPQKLSGYGLSATQANQAVAASNVAFPGGNFEGNEFSYPIRTDNRFFDAEKLGDIPVFHGDNNAIVYLKDIATVEERAIKRTVYSRFSIAGSEPKEAVNIDIIKKTGGSIIDTVASAREVIDAKIKTFAPGVQYAATTDFSKLIQKDFTQLTHDFLITLVLVFVTLFLIVGLKEAIVAGLAIPLVFFATFGVMNLTGISLNFLSIFSLILALGLLVDDAIVVVSATKQYLKTGKFTPEEAVLLVLSDFKVVLTSTTLATTWAFLPLLFATGIIGSFIKSIPITVSVTLIASLLIALMINHPLAAVLERIRLTKKAFWIYFTLLCALAAFLFWQKNVYTIIIGAIFVVILFFLGRWYARDGRKKLAENQKLMDREWQSDEAIKEKLRCQGTCENENFFSRLIHGIVHFDAVIPIYERYLRVFVSTKKRRLTLIFVTLALFLFAIALPITGIVKTEFFPASNEDNIYLTFEAPIGLNLAETNKLAVQMEEKLLKYGEIDNFSTVIGRPGISPDGTGGGVSGSVSHLGGIVLALKDKDARKITSYDLAKKIREDMNSITGVTIKVESPGGGPPAGSAFEARIIGDDLQVLDKISGDLRPILANIPGVVDIDTSLKSAPAEYTFMLDSAKMELYDLNASMIGSTIRMAISGTKISTVIRDTKEIDVNASFSEDKLPDLAAVQNMEITNLKGQPVFLKDVAKIELKPSVGTITHIDQKKAVLLSAGVEGKTIPASVVSEFQKRVASDYVLPDGYSIVYGGENEQNAESVTSIINAMVIAMALILSTLIIQFNSFKQSMIVLVTLPLALIGVFIGMAIFQITLSFPGLIGILALFGIVVKNAIILIDKINLNIKSDIPFFESVVDAGKSRIEAIFITSICTIFGIIPITLSNETWRALGSTIVFGLILSSFLTLFIVPALYLSLVKEKKMF from the coding sequence ATGTCCGACCAAACCCCTAAACACAAATCATCCGACCAACGCTACCTAGATCAGTTGGAATTTAAGCCGTCCTTGCGCAAAACTTGGCTCAATTTTTTTGTGGTCAATTTTCGCGTGGTAGTTCTCCTTATTGTCCTTCTCACCGGCTGGGGTATTTTTTCCTACAATAAACTACCTCGTGAATCTAACCCGGAAGTCAAAGTTCCCTTTGCAATGATCTCCACCACCTATCCTGGAGCCTCCCCGACTGATGTGGAAGAGTTGGTGACCAAAAAAATCGAGACCGGAATTTCCGGCGTGAAAGGCATCAAAAAAATCACTTCCAGTTCCTCCAATTCTTTTTCGGCCATTTCCGTTGAATTTGACACGAGCGAAAATCAAGATGATGCCATCAGACGTTTGCGTGATAAGCTCACGTCTATCAAAGACTTGCCAACGGATGCCAATGACCCGGAACTCAACGAAATTTCTTTTGATGACACGCCAATCCTCTCCCTCTCGCTCACTGGACCCTATGACGGGTTCACCTTGCGTCGCTACGGCGATGACATCAAAGACGAATTGGAAAAATTGCCGGGTGTGCGCGAAGTGCAAGTTTCCGGTGGAGACGAGCGGGAATTTTCCATCGCCTATGACCCGCAAAAATTGTCCGGCTATGGGCTTTCAGCGACACAGGCCAATCAAGCGGTCGCCGCGTCAAATGTCGCTTTTCCGGGCGGAAATTTTGAAGGCAACGAATTTAGCTATCCCATTCGCACCGATAATCGTTTTTTTGATGCCGAAAAGCTTGGCGATATTCCCGTTTTCCATGGCGACAACAATGCTATTGTTTACCTCAAAGACATTGCAACCGTGGAAGAAAGAGCGATCAAACGCACCGTCTATTCGCGTTTTTCCATTGCGGGCTCCGAGCCGAAAGAAGCGGTCAATATTGATATTATCAAAAAAACTGGCGGATCAATTATTGACACTGTTGCGAGCGCAAGAGAAGTCATTGACGCGAAAATCAAAACTTTTGCACCGGGCGTGCAATATGCCGCTACGACTGATTTTTCCAAACTAATTCAAAAAGATTTCACCCAACTGACCCACGACTTTTTGATCACTTTGGTTTTGGTTTTTGTCACACTCTTTCTCATCGTCGGACTCAAAGAAGCGATTGTGGCGGGGCTCGCCATTCCTTTGGTTTTCTTTGCCACTTTTGGCGTGATGAATCTCACGGGAATTTCGCTTAATTTTCTTTCCATTTTTTCTCTCATCTTGGCGCTCGGACTTTTGGTTGATGATGCGATTGTGGTTGTGAGCGCGACAAAGCAATATTTGAAAACCGGAAAATTCACCCCAGAAGAAGCCGTGCTTTTGGTGCTGAGTGACTTCAAAGTTGTGCTCACCTCAACAACACTGGCCACCACCTGGGCCTTTTTGCCCCTGCTTTTTGCCACCGGAATCATCGGTTCTTTCATCAAATCCATTCCGATCACTGTTTCTGTGACACTGATTGCGTCTCTCCTTATCGCTCTCATGATCAACCACCCTCTCGCGGCCGTGCTTGAGCGCATTCGTCTCACTAAAAAAGCTTTTTGGATCTATTTCACGCTCCTCTGCGCTCTCGCTGCCTTTCTTTTTTGGCAAAAAAATGTCTATACGATTATTATTGGCGCGATTTTTGTTGTCATTCTCTTTTTCCTCGGCAGATGGTACGCGCGCGATGGGCGAAAAAAGTTGGCTGAAAACCAAAAACTGATGGACCGCGAATGGCAAAGCGATGAAGCGATCAAGGAAAAGTTGCGTTGTCAGGGAACTTGCGAAAATGAAAATTTTTTCTCTCGCCTCATCCATGGCATCGTTCATTTTGACGCGGTCATTCCGATCTATGAAAGATATCTGCGTGTCTTTGTCTCCACCAAAAAACGCCGTTTGACTTTGATTTTTGTCACGCTCGCTCTTTTTCTTTTCGCCATTGCGCTTCCCATTACTGGTATTGTGAAAACAGAATTTTTCCCCGCTTCCAACGAAGACAATATCTATCTCACTTTTGAAGCGCCCATCGGACTAAATCTTGCTGAAACGAACAAACTTGCTGTGCAAATGGAGGAAAAACTTTTGAAATATGGCGAGATTGATAATTTTTCCACCGTGATCGGTCGCCCGGGCATCTCGCCTGACGGCACAGGCGGTGGAGTTTCCGGTAGCGTCTCACACTTAGGTGGAATTGTACTTGCCCTCAAAGACAAAGACGCGAGAAAAATCACTTCCTATGACTTGGCTAAAAAAATCCGCGAGGATATGAATTCAATTACCGGAGTCACCATCAAGGTTGAGTCCCCTGGTGGCGGGCCACCAGCTGGCAGTGCTTTTGAAGCGAGAATCATCGGGGATGATCTGCAAGTGCTCGACAAAATTTCTGGCGATCTGCGCCCAATACTCGCAAACATTCCCGGCGTTGTGGACATTGACACCTCACTCAAATCCGCTCCAGCTGAATATACTTTCATGCTCGATAGCGCAAAAATGGAACTCTATGACCTCAATGCCTCCATGATTGGTTCCACAATCCGCATGGCCATTTCCGGAACAAAAATCAGCACCGTTATTCGTGATACCAAAGAAATTGATGTCAACGCCAGTTTCTCGGAAGATAAATTGCCTGATCTCGCGGCAGTCCAAAATATGGAAATCACCAACCTCAAAGGTCAACCGGTCTTTTTGAAGGACGTCGCCAAAATTGAACTCAAGCCCTCCGTGGGAACCATCACACACATTGACCAGAAAAAAGCCGTGCTCCTCTCGGCTGGCGTGGAAGGCAAAACCATTCCCGCCTCGGTCGTGAGCGAATTTCAAAAAAGAGTCGCCAGCGACTATGTCCTGCCAGACGGTTACTCAATCGTCTATGGCGGTGAAAACGAACAAAACGCCGAGTCCGTCACGTCAATCATTAACGCGATGGTCATCGCCATGGCGCTCATTCTCTCCACCCTCATCATTCAATTCAACTCATTCAAGCAATCTATGATCGTGCTAGTCACCCTCCCGCTCGCCCTCATCGGCGTGTTCATCGGCATGGCCATTTTCCAAATCACTTTGAGTTTCCCCGGTCTCATTGGAATTCTCGCGCTGTTTGGCATCGTAGTAAAAAACGCCATCATTCTCATTGACAAGATCAACTTGAACATCAAAAGCGACATTCCCTTTTTCGAGTCCGTCGTTGATGCCGGCAAATCCAGAATCGAAGCGATCTTCATCACTTCGATCTGCACAATCTTTGGCATCATCCCCATCACCCTCTCCAACGAAACCTGGCGAGCCCTGGGCAGCACAATTGTCTTTGGACTTATCCTTTCCTCATTCCTCACGCTTTTTATTGTTCCGGCGTTGTATTTGAGTTTGGTGAAAGAGAAGAAGATGTTTTAA
- a CDS encoding helix-turn-helix domain-containing protein, producing the protein MLETLKKIGMEEKQAKLYLACLSLGATTIIEIARKTGIKRTTVYENLDEMVRAGYVKVMKKEKRKRYLALEPKELKDLIRRKEALLEQIMPQLTAMNNVSSIKPKVWFYEGKEGILEAYEDSLNYSNIEVVGFASGEVLKMFSLKEVEKYIARRQRKKIIQTLIMPEDKDAKSFIVNASEQLRRVKVVSEEEYPFKIEINIYANRLALFSVKDKMAVIMESEPISSAMRMIFRMCWKGID; encoded by the coding sequence ATGCTAGAAACGTTGAAAAAAATAGGAATGGAAGAAAAACAAGCTAAGCTTTATTTGGCTTGTCTTTCGCTTGGCGCGACGACTATTATTGAAATAGCGCGCAAAACCGGCATAAAAAGGACGACCGTCTATGAAAACTTGGACGAGATGGTGCGAGCTGGTTATGTGAAAGTAATGAAAAAGGAAAAAAGAAAACGCTATCTTGCATTGGAACCAAAGGAGCTAAAAGATTTGATCAGAAGAAAAGAAGCCCTGCTTGAGCAAATAATGCCCCAGCTTACAGCGATGAACAATGTTAGCAGCATTAAACCGAAAGTGTGGTTTTATGAGGGAAAAGAAGGAATTCTTGAAGCCTATGAAGATTCGCTGAATTATTCTAATATTGAAGTTGTAGGCTTCGCTTCCGGGGAAGTTTTAAAGATGTTTAGCCTAAAAGAAGTGGAAAAATATATTGCCAGAAGACAACGCAAAAAAATTATCCAAACACTGATTATGCCTGAAGACAAAGATGCAAAAAGTTTTATTGTTAATGCGAGCGAACAATTACGAAGAGTGAAAGTGGTAAGCGAAGAAGAGTATCCTTTTAAAATCGAAATTAATATCTATGCTAACCGCTTGGCTTTGTTTTCCGTGAAAGACAAAATGGCAGTGATTATGGAATCAGAACCAATTTCATCAGCGATGCGCATGATCTTTAGGATGTGCTGGAAGGGGATTGATTAG
- a CDS encoding radical SAM protein — protein sequence MDKENVSQRKKILWVMTGSFSSLCNRGCAHCLDNANMENGCYFSPKNAELLASEIKSEQERSSDDVDSELHLAGNGEILLNPDIVEIFDIIFGQNQKNSGNLVTSGIDSKAPKEKDRLLEILSREYASRLYFNLSFNLFEKRFPKRLIRTLELLFKNGVKKVGIMICQPRQRTLLTSYKLIWLIYHYFIRWVREIDPQASWEEIYDCNLGEGVSSDAKHLSYLDCSPTLWRRHDGFLTPASTELECNGESLSIRSIPKTELFHSTVDMRSIHMRTLRFLTKFGELEIKIKPKFLAKRGRAMKLDDLGFPDKGLCNFLAGSDYSPVHFGADGSWYPNCDCPILRSLRIGYVHEDVRQVWHRRETLRKHLFEKIISDQHGYADICQFCQKTSTQLYYELRNKPLRC from the coding sequence ATGGACAAGGAAAATGTAAGCCAAAGGAAAAAAATTCTTTGGGTAATGACGGGAAGTTTTTCAAGTCTTTGCAATCGTGGCTGTGCTCATTGTTTAGATAATGCTAATATGGAAAATGGATGTTACTTTTCCCCAAAAAATGCCGAACTATTGGCCAGCGAGATTAAAAGCGAGCAAGAACGATCTAGCGATGATGTCGATTCAGAGTTGCACCTTGCTGGTAATGGTGAAATACTACTCAATCCGGATATTGTTGAAATATTTGATATCATTTTTGGACAAAATCAAAAAAATTCAGGAAATCTTGTTACGTCTGGAATCGACTCAAAAGCTCCTAAGGAAAAAGATCGTCTTCTTGAAATTCTCTCCCGCGAGTATGCTTCTCGGCTTTATTTCAATTTAAGCTTCAATCTATTCGAAAAGCGTTTTCCAAAAAGGCTAATAAGGACCCTAGAGCTTCTTTTTAAAAATGGGGTAAAAAAAGTCGGAATCATGATTTGCCAGCCTCGGCAGCGGACATTGCTTACTAGTTATAAATTAATTTGGCTAATCTATCATTATTTTATAAGATGGGTCAGAGAGATTGATCCGCAAGCTTCCTGGGAAGAAATCTATGATTGTAATCTGGGAGAGGGTGTCAGCAGTGACGCAAAACACTTATCATACCTTGATTGCTCCCCAACCCTCTGGAGGCGTCACGATGGATTTTTAACCCCTGCCTCAACTGAATTGGAATGTAATGGAGAAAGTTTGAGCATAAGATCGATTCCCAAAACGGAATTATTTCACAGTACCGTGGATATGCGTTCGATCCATATGAGAACATTGCGCTTTCTTACGAAATTTGGAGAGCTGGAAATAAAGATTAAGCCAAAATTTCTCGCTAAAAGAGGAAGGGCAATGAAGCTTGATGATCTTGGCTTTCCCGACAAAGGGCTATGCAATTTTCTGGCCGGATCTGATTATTCCCCTGTTCATTTTGGAGCAGATGGGAGTTGGTATCCAAATTGCGATTGTCCGATTTTGAGATCTCTGCGTATCGGGTATGTTCATGAGGATGTTCGGCAAGTTTGGCACAGACGAGAAACGCTGAGAAAACATCTTTTTGAAAAAATTATTTCTGACCAGCACGGCTACGCGGACATCTGTCAATTTTGCCAAAAAACCTCAACCCAATTGTATTATGAGTTGAGGAATAAACCATTACGTTGTTAA